A genomic region of Notamacropus eugenii isolate mMacEug1 chromosome 3, mMacEug1.pri_v2, whole genome shotgun sequence contains the following coding sequences:
- the MAFK gene encoding transcription factor MafK: protein MTTNPKPNKALKVKKESGENAPVLSDDELVSMSVRELNQHLRGLTKEEVIRLKQRRRTLKNRGYAASCRIKRVTQKEELERQRVELQQEVEKLARENSSMKLELDALRSKYEALQTFARTVARGPIAPTKVATTSVITIVKSAEISSTSVPFSAAS from the exons ATGACGACTAATCCTAAACCGAACAAGGCATTAAAG GTTAAGAAGGAGTCAGGAGAGAACGCCCCAGTGCTCAGTGATGATGAGCTGGTGTCAATGTCTGTGCGAGAGCTCAACCAGCACCTCCGGGGCCTCACCAAGGAGGAGGTGATCCGCCTGAAGCAGCGCCGGCGCACACTCAAGAACCGAGGCTATGCCGCAAGCTGTCGCATCAAGCGGGTGACCCAGAAGGAGGAGCTGGAACGGCAGAGGGTGGAGCTGCAACAGGAGGTGGAGAAGCTGGCCCGAGAGAATAGCAGCATGAAGCTGGAGCTGGATGCCCTGCGCTCCAAATACGAAGCATTGCAGACGTTCGCCCGCACCGTGGCCCGTGGTCCCATTGCTCCCACCAAGGTCGCCACCACCAGCGTCATCACCATTGTCAAATCAGCTGAGATTTCATCCACCTCGGTGCCCTTCTCAGCTGCATCCTAG